A region of the Montipora foliosa isolate CH-2021 chromosome 8, ASM3666993v2, whole genome shotgun sequence genome:
CATTTTCCAGGGATAGTAGAGCGAGCGAAACATGCAATTAATTGAGTGTGAAAATCAAGCCACGCGAGAAAGGTGAAACGCGATCTCGCGCCAATTTTGCCAGTACAATATCTTTTTTCCTAATTATTGACTGGGGTGTGTCATTTttaagttatgcaataaagCAAGGCTTATCTCATGCTGTGAATCCCTGTGAAATAGTTTCAACACACATTTGAGCGCACAGCACCGCTGGCGGTTTCGTATTGTTTGCTCGGTTTCGCTTTCGGTTTACATTTATCTTATTGTAGCTTGGAAGAAACCTCCTGCTTGTTTCGTTAGATTGTTAGGTTTTTTGTCTAGTTAGCGGCTACAGGCAACTGGTCGATTCTGTGAAGTCAGCCAAAAGTTAAGGTAAGCAAAAtgttacgtttttttttctgatctAGTCAGTTTAGGAAACGCCtctggaaaatgtttttttcaaaacaattctCTACCGATAGAAGACGCATAGTCTTTCCGTTGAATAATGCACAACATTAGCAGAACACATTCAAATCTCATTTCAAGTGGTTGTAATTGGCCAAGCTGGAATTTTCCGTTGGACCTATTTGACAATGGTCACAATTTTAATACTGCACATATCTCATTTAGTGTAAGGTTTTGCTTCATAGGGGACGAGAAGCTATAAACATTGTTACGTTGTTTTAGGGGAAGAAATTCAAAACTAAGATTTGTTTAAACACACTCTCCCTTTAGATCCTGTAGATCGCGGCTTCTTTGGGCGGCGGGAAACGTCGTTCAATTGCGGTCATTTCGAAGGCGTTGAGCTAATGGCCAGATatctttttaatctttgaagATCGCATTCGGTAAAagaattttatgtttgttctTCTTAAGCGTACTAGATCCAATTTCCCATCAAAATCGAGAGTCCATTTTCACTGTTACTTTGGGTTAGAGCAACGTTTCGCCTTGAAATGTGGCATTTCAACGCTCACTGAGGTCTGTGCCGTGAATTGTATTTGACGGTAAATTTTAATCTCtggctttcctttttttaaagacGTATTAACTTTTTGCAGTGTCTTTTCCATTTGCATGTACCTAAGCATCTGTACgctaaaattatattatttcgTGGAAATTTTTCAGAGGGACTGCCTACCAAGATTTTCCCCAGGTGAAAACTGACTAAAGTCGACTATATAAACATTGAAGTGTTTTTCTTGTCAATCATTTGTTGCCAATcaagtaataatttttttacgcGTATGATGATGATAAGGCAAAGACAAATCCCTCATTGACCAATAGTGCAAAGTACAAATTGTCTCTAGTGTGTATGTAGGCTTAGGTAATAAAAATTGCCAGGGGGCAAATTTCGGTTTGCGTTTTCCCAAGACAATTCAAAGTTTGTCCGCGAGTATAGACAGgctctttttattttaaatttccttaTTGTTTACGCTTGCGTTACAAAAGGGGAATAGTGCAGATATGGGAAACTACACTGAGCTAATAACAAACACAAAGGGCAGAAAAGGAATGGTGTCAGCTTTTATTAAGAACTTTTCATGAGCAGTCTAATCACTTTCTGAATAGACAAAACATGTGTGTGAATAACAAGGCAAAGAAAGTTGCAAATATCAGGTTAACGAAATCTCATCTGACACGTTCCCCCGGGAATTTCTCATTCAGTTTCATCCGAATACAATCCTCCATTTTCTGTCGGCGTGGTACACTGTTCGTTGAGAATCACGTGGGCCGGCAGTAAAGGTCGCGTAGGTGTTAAATACAATAACCCATTTACTTCCTGTTTATTGAATAAATGTATTGTTGCGTCTAAAGTAGGTCATCACTGGGTCATTATGTCTTGAATTTCAACCCAGTGACCTtgttttatttccttgatcGACCTCTGTTTCAAGCTTATAAACAAAAATACCAAAGCGAATTAGGAAAAAGAGAACGTGTGAAAACCTTATTTAGAACTGATTTAAAAATTAAGGTTCTTTGCCTGCAATGTGATTTTAAACTAAACAAAACCTTTTTTGCGAGACGTAGGAGAGGATGTTTATGGGAGAGGTTGCTTGACAAATTTTGAGAGTTCCTTTTTAATTCTCtgtgttaaaaagaaaacagtttaTGACAGCGCAATTCAATACTAGGCCCTTGTGGTCCTTATTGAAAAATCTGACTATTTTCATACGTTCCACTCTACAGGTTTCAAATATCTTGGCAGAACTTTAAGATGCCTCAACCAGTCTTTGCAATAACACTACCGGATTACGTTTGTACGAAGCAATGTGCACATCACTTTTGACTCATGAAATCTACATTTTGCTGATTGGTGTCACCGTGTGGTGTTAAAGTCAAACGGTCGAGTTTTATTTGGTGCCATTGCAATTAAAGCTTAACTTGAAACTGTTGAAGTCAAATCTAATAAATCGGTAATAAGAAAGTCGCGGTAAACTTTTCCCTGATCttaaactttgcaccagttctggtgtgaaacttttgcggtgattgtctaaccaactacgaccatggcttttgctgtgaaactttgcaccagttctggtgtgaaacttttgcggtgattgtctaaccaactacgaccatggcttttgctgtgaaactttgcaccagttctggtgtgaaacttttgcggtgattgtctgaccacatacgaccatggcttttgctgtgaaactttgcactagttctggtgtgaaacttttgcggtgattgtctgaccaactatgaccatggcttttgctgtgaaactttgcaccagttctggtgtgaaacttttgcggtgattgtctgaccaactatgaccatggcttttgctgtgaaactttgcaccagttctggtgtgaaacttttgcggtgattgtctgaccaactatgaccatggcttttgctgtgaaactttgcaccagttctggtgtgaaacttttgcggtgattgtctgaccacatacgaccatggcttttgctgtgaaactttgcaccagttctggtgtgaaacttttgcggtgattgtctgaccaactatgaccatggcttttgctgtgaaactttgcactagttctggtgtgaaacttttgcggtgattgtctgaccaactatgaccatggcttttgctgtgaaactttgcaccagttctggtgtgaaacttttgcggtgattgtctgaccacatacgaccacggcttttgctgtgaaactttgcaccagttctggtgtgaaacttttgcggtgattgtctaaccaactacgaccatggcttttgctgtgaaactttgcaccagttctggtgtgaaacttttgcggtgattgtctgaccaactatgaccatggcctttgctgtgaaactttgcaccagttctggtgtgaaacttttgcggtgattgtctgaccacatacgaccacggcttttgctgtgaaactttgcaccagttctggtgtgaaacttttgcggtgattgtctaaccaactacgaccatggcttttgctgtgaaactttgcaccagttctggtgtgaaacttttgcggtgattgtctgaccaactatgaccatggcctttgctgtgaaactttgcaccagttctggtgtgaaacttttgcggtgattgtctgaccacatacgaccacggcttttgctgtgaaactttgcaccagttctggtgtgaaacttttgcggtgattgtctgaccaactatgaccatggcttttgctgtgaaattttgcaccagttctggtgtgaaacttttgagGGAATGGTTTCCAGTTGATTGAAACAGCAAGATTAATGCATTGACTTTGCAGGTCGCATTTCACTTAAATGCCGAATTGTTATAGTGCACCACCAAGGAGAAAAAGAACTATACTAACATTTGACTCTGTGTTCATTGCGTTGTTATTTGTTTACGTGTCATCTTGATCGCCCTGCAACTACTTCCGAAGTTCACATTTTAGCGAGGACCTCTATTTCAAGAAACTGTGAGtacagcttattattattattattattattattattactattattgttgttattattattaatattattaatatttattattattaattttcatttattattgaaTTATATATTACTATTGATGTTTATAGTACCTTCGACAATCATGTATTGAAACCTTGCTGGCTGGCTCATAACGTACGCCAACGCTCGCTGGCATACTCCAAAGTCCCTTATGCGCTGGCTGGCAATATGTGTCGTTTCGCATTTTAAAATATGCTGGCTGGTTAAAAGCTGTCTCACACGATGGCTGGCTGGGAGTTTTATTTCCTGAAACTCTTGCTCGCTGGCAGTGAAGAGCGGGTATTTTTTTCCCAGGAAAGTTAAATATTAACGAAGGTTGACGTAGAAACATTCTAATAGTGGTTACAACATTATATgaacaattttgtcaaaaatggtcgttgggtactcctgtcACAGTATGTCAGTGCACTGGGACATGCAAGTGACCTGCTCAAATTTATACAACGTGTGAATTCTTGCAAGAGCCACGACAGTGAGAAAACAGTTAAAGAACTGACATCGCTCAGGCGCTACGTGCTTCTGATACTTTACTACAAGGAGCAGGAAAACTTGAAGAGGTAAAAGTAACGGCTGCACAGCGACCATCACACCTTTGCGTTGTTTTGGAATGGCGGAAACTATCTTTACAATTCCAAGCAGAAGCAATCATGCATTCATCCCTGAAATCCTTGGTTGATAGAACTCTGAAGTGTGGAACGAAATACCAGTTGGATTGTGGACAAAATAATGTTAATTTTAAATGTCTGGCAAGCTTCTTTGAGTCTCTTTTTAATGTGGTCTTGTCCAAAACAGAGAAAGTGATCAGTGGTGGGAAGGATTCCTTGTTATTATTGGCTGAACTTGGATTTCACTACGGCAGGATTTGTAGCAAAGCCGGAATGGCAACACAAGCTTTGACTGTGTTTGATAAAGTGCTGGAAATTTGTGAAAGCACAGGTCATGGTATAAATGGGCATACTAAAACGCACTTACCTTCGCAAGTTTGTTGTTGTGTGTGTTTCATTTGCAAGGCTACCATTTCATTCAACTGTACAAATTCAAAATCTCAAAGTAAAAATTACAATGAGCAGTTGCTGGTTGAATGCAACAGACTTCTTTCTCAGGTGttaaaatgcaaaatgtcaTCCTTGCCAACACTGAAACTCCTTTCCGATGCTTTGGAGTATTTCAGAATAAGTTTGCAAAGTGCATACAACAAAGGAACCGGTGTTAATCAGAACAATGTTCCCATTCTTTTGTggaaaacattttgggagaccACACAGTTGCTGCAGTCTTATGTCACTGTTTTGTCCTTACAATGTGAACGACTGAAACATGATATCCGTAAGATCAACAGTGATTCCTGTACACAGTTAAGGCAGCAGATTCATAAGATAACAGACAGACAAGTGGGGGTCCTGAGcttgattatttcttcatttcaaGATCAGTTGAAATCTGATAAGCTGACACAAAATGATTGTAACAGTGACGCAAGGTCAGTTgtgagctacatgtattttggaACTTGAAAAATGCACAAAGAAAATCCCTTTAAACTTGAGCTACATCTTCCAATATTTGTAACTTTAGTGGAAGCCACATGGTGTGGTGCAGTTCTCACAGTTGCACTGCATTTAAGTCCTACTCTGACCACTAGCTGAATTTGTCTTCAGAGGTCACAAATTTAACTCTACCATGTTCTAGTTTCCGTTTACCACGCGGGGTTCTTTAAGcgccaaaatgtaaacaataagACTATATTTCTCAGaacaatacatgtatatgttgtcGGCCAAGTCCTTTCTCAGGTTGCATCCgtaattggtgatcctcattttacctaggttgaatattaaagcagctatcaatcctccaaaaaggactgaaaacacctcCACCTTCCCTCAAGCACTGTCTTACCAATCTTGACACATCATCTGAATGATTTAATttatcttatcggtttctgtattcattatGCAGTTATcgacattacaacatagtaagagaTCAAAGAACTGTATTGTGCATTcaccggtactcgaactcggatCCTCCAGATCTGTGGTCCTGCGCCTTCACCAATACACCACAACAACGAACATGCTTAACCCATCACAGTtctttaataattttcattatttacttttgtgtaATAAGTCAGTTGATAttcatgtataataaccaaaattattatatactaaaacagtggatagcgttgaacttgCGCgttgattggctcgtcaaactccggatatcctgtgCTTTTTAACTCCGAGTaactcaggaaaaaatggcatcccaatttgcatccgtgacaagtgaagaaaacatccaaaataattttttgtggtGTATATTATcttactgttttagtatatactaaatcaactattcacctcagtgtcagtgcctagcgttggatatttacctcgccgctacgcggcttggtaaatatccaccgctagccacctccacttcggtgaatagttgttaactaaacctaacctgaccctaattttctcCAGGCTTAACTTAGACCCAAAAAATGTTTCTTCagttcatctgagtgcgtattcagaACCAAGATAAAATGAGGATCATCAGTTTAACCTGGGTAAAAACAGATTCAACCTGAAAATGGATTTTACTGGCAACatatatacctcttactaaccgagtttgagGTCTGCTCAAGGATCTGTAATTTACAGTACAGACCGAGAAaatgaggttagtaagatatttattctttctctgaggttaatccgggGCATGGGAAAGAAAACTAGCGGCTGatagcgggccgtactgtactttattacacataacatgagtattttattccataaagctcatttgtacaaatctatacgctttattttcacatgtgaaaaaggcctatacagccaatcagaatggcgtacagctatttcacatgtggaagtataaccaatcaacgatagcgtgaaggcgtttccatgccaatcactcgtgcatctcgtgcaaatcgtgcaaatcgtactttgttattgaactaaattaaatttgcatttggttctattgttagtgagtttttgtttctaattcgcgttcagaaaactattttaatgaaaattctcatgttatgtgtaataaacagtttacgtcatagaaagtgctttgtacggggttttattcactcgttgtttgtgtcaaaaaccctcactcgctcgttcctcgctcgttcgggtttttgacacaaacaactcgtgcataaaaccccgtacgccgcactttctatggcGTAAACTATATGTAGAATATGGCCCcacaaaattgaccaatcacagtgaGCATGCTAAGTGAgagatatacatgtaataaataaacaatagccttcatttggcgcgaaaacatgctcggatatttgtccgcggacattatctgttccgagaagcgaacagttttccgagagcgaagcgcgaggaaaactgtgagcttcagggaacagataatgtccaaggacaaatatcccgagcatatttttaaagccaaattgaggctattgtgtttattatccttcaaatatttttcgcaacaagcgggatctgccagtccgtcatatgtcaacacgtcaaagtttgtcaattggcttccaaaaccacgtcattcaatattcatttccagaatttcgaacagacttcgctttagttaaaagaatatgcttggggaaaaagtacaacatttcagtgaaaggaaaacatacttttttaattgtgttaattttacaagtggcggatacgatttacaaacagcttactgtcaaaaacgttaacagcatatgaagtggattttttggtgttttctggtaccgctctatcaaccagcaggtttatctcttcttctgttacgaaagcaaaccgttctgccatcctaacattaattttaatgcgagacttgaatccttgaagtcggttttaaaaattggggagtatcattggggaatatcattggggaatatcctcggatattccccagtttcagctggggaatattcgcccacgtgacgcgtttagatcaatcgcgcgcgagcgaaaatatttgatggattataatagCTGtcattattcaacacattgtgacaacgGGCAagtatggtcatagcgcgctcaatatttgTTGTGCGTACTCAACGCATATCCTGcaatatacgtaattttgtgtgtcgctgagaaaaatggtagtttttccagctttttttcccaacaaacatagaaaattgtgctttgtcatcaatgcgttgaataatgaaacaattatcctgctcaatcttgcggaatatcgcctggtTTTAGTATCAGGCAATATTCTGcatggaaaggttacgtttatacaaacgttgtaTAAACAaatccttgtacttgtacatgttcattgccgtgactttaacatcttcagttcccacggcctgctcccgtctgaccttgtagctcagtcggtagagtggcagagatctaacccgaaggtcgaaggttcaattcccaccctggtcagagtttttctctgtccttgtgtgggcccatttccatcagtagggctaagttgaacgctcacatggttcatatgggatagaaatcgagcacttcacattacactctattcaatATTCTGCATGATTtggcaggataattgttaaataccaaCTGGGATATTCCTCCAGATATACCTTTACAACACAGGTACATGAAAATACTGTACATTGTAATTGTTTCACCCACAGGTACCACATCAAAAAATGTATTCCAGTGGTGCAAAAGGCTAGTGCACTCATCCACTCTGTGCTGGAAGACTCAGAAATCCCATTATCTTACAATGAACTTCGGTGGCTTGGCTGCAATGTTTACAACTTGGGGTGTTTGTGTTATCAGAGAGACTGGTTTGTGGAAGGAGCACCTCTTTTAACAATCGCTTGTGATGAGCTGAGAGTTTGGTGCTTTGCAGCTGGTACAGAGGAAGAAATACTCAAAAGAAATGAGGAGGTAAAATGTATAATGGAGACAATACAATCATTGCAATACAAGATGTACAATTCAATATTTGTTCCACAgggtccagttgttcaaagctcaattaagctaatcctggattactggAAACATAAAGattgttgaacaacaataattatcattattaattttgctGAAGGTGAGATGAATATTGGAGGA
Encoded here:
- the LOC137967459 gene encoding uncharacterized protein, whose protein sequence is MHSSLKSLVDRTLKCGTKYQLDCGQNNVNFKCLASFFESLFNVVLSKTEKVISGGKDSLLLLAELGFHYGRICSKAGMATQALTVFDKVLEICESTGHGINGHTKTHLPSQVCCCVCFICKATISFNCTNSKSQSKNYNEQLLVECNRLLSQVLKCKMSSLPTLKLLSDALEYFRISLQSAYNKGTGVNQNNVPILLWKTFWETTQLLQSYVTVLSLQCERLKHDIRKINSDSCTQLRQQIHKITDRQVGVLSLIISSFQDQLKSDKLTQNDCNSDARYHIKKCIPVVQKASALIHSVLEDSEIPLSYNELRWLGCNVYNLGCLCYQRDWFVEGAPLLTIACDELRVWCFAAGTEEEILKRNEEVKLLTKFSLLADCQRRAKELNDALRTATTQVLISVKTGSDVCIVRQQVKQWTTVKHEVLKSLQDEEKQVERPRTLCTALAEQEDTEDIDGGQLCLVLQEELACYKAKSYDTAVEQIAVIKQLLELYIVQEDEFAYGSSMIELAIALHRHGDSAQNNDKSALECCREGTALLEQLSDKMAETNHDEECYSSVAQDRLAAAYLWQAMLEHKAAMEERQTEEKLELTESFDANELDVVGLEEEFVSSLHSALETWVGLVERSMKKGTDGKVPHQKMYSSGAKG